The following are from one region of the Tachysurus fulvidraco isolate hzauxx_2018 chromosome 24, HZAU_PFXX_2.0, whole genome shotgun sequence genome:
- the dync1li1 gene encoding cytoplasmic dynein 1 light intermediate chain 1 isoform X3 produces MLITARQTTRTRRRRTGRIYGDVASGKTTLVAKLQGVEEYMKGRGLEYLYFNVHDEDVDDIARCNAWVLDGDLYHKGLQKFAICVENLADSLAVLVVDLSRPWLALDSLHKWTSVLRDYLDKLRVPPETMRELEHRLVKQFQEYVEPGSNVEGVSQRRNAEPEEESVVLPLGDNTLTHNLGIPLVVVCTKCDAISALEKEHDYRDEHLDFIQSHIRHFCLQYGAALLYTSMKENKNIDLIYKYLIHRLYGFPFNFPAQVVEKDSVFIPSGWDNEKKIAILHENLQTIKADDNFEDVIVKPPVRKFVHEKEIQAEDDQVFLVKLQTLLSKQPAATTGRPVDTSNRAPSGSPRTTNRSAASNVANVMPMQSGTKKIDPNMKGGQTSEGVLANFFNSLLTKKAGSPGPGQPAGGGSNTPGTVRKSGSKLGLTDVQAELDRISSKSDMDHSALNTTTPPTENDES; encoded by the exons ATGTTAATAACAGCACGGCAGACAACCAGaaccaggaggaggaggacgggCAGAATTTATG GTGACGTGGCCTCTGGAAAGACTACGCTGGTGGCCAAACTGCAAGGTGTGGAGGAGTACATGAAAGGCCGTGGCTTGGAGTATCTGTACTTTAATGTTCATGATGAGGATGTTGATG ACATTGCACGGTGTAACGCATGGGTGCTGGATGGGGATCTGTATCATAAAGGCCTACAGAAGTTTGCAATATGTGTGGAGAACCTGGCTGACTCTCTGGCCGTGTTGGTGGTGGATCTGTCCCGACCCTGGCTGGCCCTCGACTCCCTGCACAAGTGGACCAGTGTGCTGAGGGATTACCTGGACAAACTGCGAGTTCCTCCTGAGACCATGAGAGAGCTGGAGCACAGAT TGGTGAAGCAGTTCCAGGAGTATGTGGAGCCAGGAAGCAATGTGGAAGGAGTGTCTCAGAGAAGGAATGCAGAACCGGAGGAGGAGAGTGTTGTGCTTCCTTTGGGtgacaacacactcacacacaacctgGGCATTCCGCTCGTGGTGGTGTGTACCAAG TGTGATGCTATCAGCGCTTTGGAGAAGGAACATGATTATAGAGATGAGCATTTAGACTTCATCCAGTCCCACATTCGACACTTCTGCCTGCAGT ACGGAGCAGCACTGCTCTACACATCTATGAAGGAGAATAAAAATATAGACTTGATATATAAATACCTCATCCACAGGTTATATGGCTTTCCATTTAATTTCCCAGCGCAGGTGGTGGAGAAGGACTCAGTGTTTAT TCCATCAGGCTGGGACAATGAGAAAAAGATCGCCATCCTACATGAAAACCTCCAGACCATAAAAGCAGATGATAACTTTGAAGATGTAATAGTCAAGCCTCCGGTTCGAAAG TTTGTACACGAGAAAGAAATTCAAGCAGAAGATGACCAAGTGTTTCTGGTGAAGTTGCAG ACTCTATTATCTAAACAGCCTGCAGCTACCACAGGAAGGCCAGTG gacaCCTCAAACAGAGCTCCCAGTGGCTCCCCGAGGACGACCAATCGCTCAGCAGCCTCTAACGTGGCTAACGTCATGCCCATGCAATCAGGTACCAAGAAGATTGATCCCAACATGAAAG GAGGTCAGACCAGTGAGGGTGTGCTGGCTAACTTCTTCAACAGCCTTCTGACGAAGAAAGCAGGTTCTCCTGGACCTGGCCAGCCTGCAGGAGGAGGCAGCAACACTCCGGGAACAGTGCGCAAGTCTG gctccAAGTTGGGCTTGACCGACGTCCAGGCAGAGCTTGACCGAATTTCTAGCAAGTCAGACATGGATCACTCCGCCCTCAACACGACCACGCCCCCTACTGAAAACGATGAATCCTGA
- the dync1li1 gene encoding cytoplasmic dynein 1 light intermediate chain 1 isoform X1, producing MAAVGRNTQIPASIHVNNSTADNQNQEEEDGQNLWSSILSEVSTRSRSKLPSGKNVLVLGDVASGKTTLVAKLQGVEEYMKGRGLEYLYFNVHDEDVDDIARCNAWVLDGDLYHKGLQKFAICVENLADSLAVLVVDLSRPWLALDSLHKWTSVLRDYLDKLRVPPETMRELEHRLVKQFQEYVEPGSNVEGVSQRRNAEPEEESVVLPLGDNTLTHNLGIPLVVVCTKCDAISALEKEHDYRDEHLDFIQSHIRHFCLQYGAALLYTSMKENKNIDLIYKYLIHRLYGFPFNFPAQVVEKDSVFIPSGWDNEKKIAILHENLQTIKADDNFEDVIVKPPVRKFVHEKEIQAEDDQVFLVKLQTLLSKQPAATTGRPVDTSNRAPSGSPRTTNRSAASNVANVMPMQSGTKKIDPNMKGGQTSEGVLANFFNSLLTKKAGSPGPGQPAGGGSNTPGTVRKSGSKLGLTDVQAELDRISSKSDMDHSALNTTTPPTENDES from the exons ATGGCGGCTGTAGGGAGGAATACACAGATACCTGCTAGCATACATGTTAATAACAGCACGGCAGACAACCAGaaccaggaggaggaggacgggCAGAATTTATG GTCTTCGATACTCAGTGAAGTGTCAACGCGGTCACGGTCCAAGCTTCCGTCCGGGAAGAACGTGTTGGTCCTGG GTGACGTGGCCTCTGGAAAGACTACGCTGGTGGCCAAACTGCAAGGTGTGGAGGAGTACATGAAAGGCCGTGGCTTGGAGTATCTGTACTTTAATGTTCATGATGAGGATGTTGATG ACATTGCACGGTGTAACGCATGGGTGCTGGATGGGGATCTGTATCATAAAGGCCTACAGAAGTTTGCAATATGTGTGGAGAACCTGGCTGACTCTCTGGCCGTGTTGGTGGTGGATCTGTCCCGACCCTGGCTGGCCCTCGACTCCCTGCACAAGTGGACCAGTGTGCTGAGGGATTACCTGGACAAACTGCGAGTTCCTCCTGAGACCATGAGAGAGCTGGAGCACAGAT TGGTGAAGCAGTTCCAGGAGTATGTGGAGCCAGGAAGCAATGTGGAAGGAGTGTCTCAGAGAAGGAATGCAGAACCGGAGGAGGAGAGTGTTGTGCTTCCTTTGGGtgacaacacactcacacacaacctgGGCATTCCGCTCGTGGTGGTGTGTACCAAG TGTGATGCTATCAGCGCTTTGGAGAAGGAACATGATTATAGAGATGAGCATTTAGACTTCATCCAGTCCCACATTCGACACTTCTGCCTGCAGT ACGGAGCAGCACTGCTCTACACATCTATGAAGGAGAATAAAAATATAGACTTGATATATAAATACCTCATCCACAGGTTATATGGCTTTCCATTTAATTTCCCAGCGCAGGTGGTGGAGAAGGACTCAGTGTTTAT TCCATCAGGCTGGGACAATGAGAAAAAGATCGCCATCCTACATGAAAACCTCCAGACCATAAAAGCAGATGATAACTTTGAAGATGTAATAGTCAAGCCTCCGGTTCGAAAG TTTGTACACGAGAAAGAAATTCAAGCAGAAGATGACCAAGTGTTTCTGGTGAAGTTGCAG ACTCTATTATCTAAACAGCCTGCAGCTACCACAGGAAGGCCAGTG gacaCCTCAAACAGAGCTCCCAGTGGCTCCCCGAGGACGACCAATCGCTCAGCAGCCTCTAACGTGGCTAACGTCATGCCCATGCAATCAGGTACCAAGAAGATTGATCCCAACATGAAAG GAGGTCAGACCAGTGAGGGTGTGCTGGCTAACTTCTTCAACAGCCTTCTGACGAAGAAAGCAGGTTCTCCTGGACCTGGCCAGCCTGCAGGAGGAGGCAGCAACACTCCGGGAACAGTGCGCAAGTCTG gctccAAGTTGGGCTTGACCGACGTCCAGGCAGAGCTTGACCGAATTTCTAGCAAGTCAGACATGGATCACTCCGCCCTCAACACGACCACGCCCCCTACTGAAAACGATGAATCCTGA
- the dync1li1 gene encoding cytoplasmic dynein 1 light intermediate chain 1 isoform X2 yields MAAVGRNTQIPASIHVNNSTADNQNQEEEDGQNLWSSILSEVSTRSRSKLPSGKNVLVLGDVASGKTTLVAKLQGVEEYMKGRGLEYLYFNVHDEDVDDIARCNAWVLDGDLYHKGLQKFAICVENLADSLAVLVVDLSRPWLALDSLHKWTSVLRDYLDKLRVPPETMRELEHRLVKQFQEYVEPGSNVEGVSQRRNAEPEEESVVLPLGDNTLTHNLGIPLVVVCTKCDAISALEKEHDYRDEHLDFIQSHIRHFCLQYGAALLYTSMKENKNIDLIYKYLIHRLYGFPFNFPAQVVEKDSVFIPSGWDNEKKIAILHENLQTIKADDNFEDVIVKPPVRKFVHEKEIQAEDDQVFLVKLQTLLSKQPAATTGRPVDTSNRAPSGSPRTTNRSAASNVANVMPMQSGGQTSEGVLANFFNSLLTKKAGSPGPGQPAGGGSNTPGTVRKSGSKLGLTDVQAELDRISSKSDMDHSALNTTTPPTENDES; encoded by the exons ATGGCGGCTGTAGGGAGGAATACACAGATACCTGCTAGCATACATGTTAATAACAGCACGGCAGACAACCAGaaccaggaggaggaggacgggCAGAATTTATG GTCTTCGATACTCAGTGAAGTGTCAACGCGGTCACGGTCCAAGCTTCCGTCCGGGAAGAACGTGTTGGTCCTGG GTGACGTGGCCTCTGGAAAGACTACGCTGGTGGCCAAACTGCAAGGTGTGGAGGAGTACATGAAAGGCCGTGGCTTGGAGTATCTGTACTTTAATGTTCATGATGAGGATGTTGATG ACATTGCACGGTGTAACGCATGGGTGCTGGATGGGGATCTGTATCATAAAGGCCTACAGAAGTTTGCAATATGTGTGGAGAACCTGGCTGACTCTCTGGCCGTGTTGGTGGTGGATCTGTCCCGACCCTGGCTGGCCCTCGACTCCCTGCACAAGTGGACCAGTGTGCTGAGGGATTACCTGGACAAACTGCGAGTTCCTCCTGAGACCATGAGAGAGCTGGAGCACAGAT TGGTGAAGCAGTTCCAGGAGTATGTGGAGCCAGGAAGCAATGTGGAAGGAGTGTCTCAGAGAAGGAATGCAGAACCGGAGGAGGAGAGTGTTGTGCTTCCTTTGGGtgacaacacactcacacacaacctgGGCATTCCGCTCGTGGTGGTGTGTACCAAG TGTGATGCTATCAGCGCTTTGGAGAAGGAACATGATTATAGAGATGAGCATTTAGACTTCATCCAGTCCCACATTCGACACTTCTGCCTGCAGT ACGGAGCAGCACTGCTCTACACATCTATGAAGGAGAATAAAAATATAGACTTGATATATAAATACCTCATCCACAGGTTATATGGCTTTCCATTTAATTTCCCAGCGCAGGTGGTGGAGAAGGACTCAGTGTTTAT TCCATCAGGCTGGGACAATGAGAAAAAGATCGCCATCCTACATGAAAACCTCCAGACCATAAAAGCAGATGATAACTTTGAAGATGTAATAGTCAAGCCTCCGGTTCGAAAG TTTGTACACGAGAAAGAAATTCAAGCAGAAGATGACCAAGTGTTTCTGGTGAAGTTGCAG ACTCTATTATCTAAACAGCCTGCAGCTACCACAGGAAGGCCAGTG gacaCCTCAAACAGAGCTCCCAGTGGCTCCCCGAGGACGACCAATCGCTCAGCAGCCTCTAACGTGGCTAACGTCATGCCCATGCAATCAG GAGGTCAGACCAGTGAGGGTGTGCTGGCTAACTTCTTCAACAGCCTTCTGACGAAGAAAGCAGGTTCTCCTGGACCTGGCCAGCCTGCAGGAGGAGGCAGCAACACTCCGGGAACAGTGCGCAAGTCTG gctccAAGTTGGGCTTGACCGACGTCCAGGCAGAGCTTGACCGAATTTCTAGCAAGTCAGACATGGATCACTCCGCCCTCAACACGACCACGCCCCCTACTGAAAACGATGAATCCTGA